One Proteinivorax tanatarense DNA segment encodes these proteins:
- a CDS encoding DUF6897 domain-containing protein, producing the protein MMNYFAFLAFVFSLYTINEVSVINKRLKKSEDKVGRLKRSMGVDDKDMEAKQEYLLNYLGKKCFITFVDDNTVTGELEQCQDGWIKLRLKNGRIKLFKLVDVFSIEVKD; encoded by the coding sequence ATGATGAATTATTTTGCTTTTCTTGCATTTGTTTTTTCTTTATATACTATTAATGAAGTTTCAGTTATAAATAAGAGGCTTAAGAAAAGTGAAGATAAGGTAGGTAGGTTAAAAAGAAGTATGGGAGTTGATGATAAGGATATGGAAGCTAAACAGGAGTATTTGCTTAATTATTTAGGAAAAAAGTGTTTTATTACTTTTGTAGATGATAATACAGTTACGGGTGAGTTAGAGCAATGCCAAGATGGGTGGATAAAGTTGAGGTTGAAAAATGGTCGGATTAAGTTGTTTAAATTGGTTGATGTTTTTTCTATCGAAGTAAAAGATTGA
- the uvrA gene encoding excinuclease ABC subunit UvrA, giving the protein MKDITIKGARENNLKDIHLTIPRDKLIVFTGLSGSGKSSLAFDTIYAEGQRRYVESLSAYARQFLGQMEKPDMDSIEGLSPAISIDQKTTSKNPRSTVGTVTEIYDYFRLLFARVGTPYCPKCDKPIAQQTVSQMVDQAMTLPERTKIQVLAPVVRGRKGQHIKLLEKLKKSGYVRVKIDDHAYQLDEEIKLEKNKKHTIEVVVDRIVIKDGVENRLADSLETSLALGEGIAILDVIGGEKISVSENFACLDCGFSFQEISPRMFSFNNPYGACTGCSGLGSHLEPDPDLIIKDKNLSIAEGAIIPWSRSSSGYYGEVLRVLSEKHGFDLKVPVKDLSKEVIDILLYGTGAERYDIQYIGANGEKNQLNVPFRGLVNWVKARYNETSSDYIRNDLEGYMSKKSCDECKGARLKPEALAVKVGDVNIAELTALSVKDTKAFFVGLELTEKQMMIGKMILKEINERLGFLMDVGLDYLTLDRSAGTLSGGEAQRIRLATQIGSSLMGVLYILDEPSIGLHQRDNQRLLDTLKKLRDLGNTLIVVEHDEDTIKAADHIVDIGPYAGEHGGDVVAQGDINQIMAEKKSVTGQYLTGEKEIIVPDKRRKPNGKWLEVKGATENNLNNVSVKFPLGVFTCVTGVSGSGKSTLVNEILYKSLAQKINKARSKPGSHKEIKGIENIEKIIDIDQSPIGRTPRSNPATYTGVFDFIRELFSKTQDAQTKGYKPGRFSFNVKGGRCEACRGDGIIKIEMHFLPDVYVPCEVCKGARYNRETLEIRYKGKTISDILDMPVSEALIFFENIPRIKRKLDTLYDVGLGYIKLGQPATTLSGGEAQRVKLATHLSKRSNGKTLYILDEPTTGLHVADIDKLLRVLNRLVENGDSVLVIEHNLDVIKTADYIIDLGPEGGHRGGEVIAKGTPEEICKEDKSYTGKYLKPYVISDSAG; this is encoded by the coding sequence TTGAAAGATATAACAATTAAAGGCGCTAGAGAAAATAATTTAAAAGATATACATTTGACGATACCCAGAGACAAGCTAATTGTTTTTACGGGATTAAGTGGATCTGGCAAGTCATCTTTAGCTTTTGATACTATTTATGCTGAAGGGCAACGAAGGTATGTGGAGTCTTTATCTGCCTATGCCCGTCAGTTTTTAGGACAAATGGAAAAGCCGGATATGGACTCTATAGAAGGGTTGTCGCCAGCTATTTCTATTGACCAAAAAACTACCAGTAAAAATCCCCGTTCTACGGTGGGAACGGTAACAGAAATATATGATTATTTTAGGCTGCTATTTGCTAGAGTGGGGACACCGTATTGCCCTAAATGTGATAAGCCAATTGCTCAACAAACTGTTTCACAAATGGTAGATCAGGCCATGACTTTACCTGAAAGAACAAAAATTCAGGTGCTAGCTCCGGTTGTGCGGGGTAGAAAAGGGCAACACATAAAGCTTTTAGAAAAACTGAAAAAAAGTGGTTATGTAAGAGTAAAAATAGATGATCATGCTTATCAGTTAGATGAAGAAATAAAGTTGGAAAAAAACAAAAAGCATACTATAGAAGTTGTTGTAGATAGAATTGTAATTAAAGATGGTGTTGAGAATCGATTAGCAGATTCTTTAGAAACATCTTTAGCGTTAGGAGAAGGTATTGCTATTTTAGACGTGATCGGCGGGGAAAAGATTTCAGTTAGTGAAAATTTTGCTTGTTTAGATTGTGGTTTTAGCTTTCAGGAAATTAGCCCTAGAATGTTTTCATTTAATAACCCCTATGGAGCGTGTACAGGTTGCTCGGGTTTAGGCAGTCATTTGGAACCTGATCCTGATTTAATTATAAAAGATAAAAATTTATCCATTGCAGAAGGGGCAATTATACCTTGGAGTAGAAGCTCTTCTGGTTATTACGGTGAAGTGCTGAGAGTGCTTTCTGAAAAGCATGGTTTTGATTTAAAAGTGCCCGTTAAAGATTTGTCAAAAGAAGTCATAGATATTTTACTTTATGGAACTGGAGCTGAGCGTTATGATATTCAATACATCGGGGCAAACGGAGAAAAAAATCAACTAAATGTTCCTTTTAGGGGATTGGTCAACTGGGTAAAAGCTCGATATAATGAGACTTCCTCAGATTATATTAGAAATGATTTAGAAGGGTATATGTCAAAAAAGAGTTGCGATGAATGTAAAGGAGCTAGATTAAAGCCTGAGGCACTAGCTGTTAAGGTTGGCGATGTAAATATAGCTGAACTTACAGCTTTGTCTGTAAAGGATACAAAAGCTTTTTTCGTTGGCTTAGAGTTGACTGAAAAGCAGATGATGATTGGCAAAATGATTTTAAAGGAAATAAACGAAAGATTAGGTTTTTTGATGGACGTCGGACTGGATTATTTAACTTTGGATAGAAGTGCCGGGACTTTATCAGGTGGGGAAGCTCAAAGGATAAGATTGGCTACTCAGATAGGGTCATCCCTGATGGGGGTGCTCTATATACTAGACGAGCCTAGTATTGGCTTGCATCAACGGGATAATCAAAGACTTTTGGATACCTTAAAAAAACTAAGGGATTTAGGAAACACTTTGATAGTGGTTGAGCACGATGAAGACACGATAAAGGCTGCTGATCATATTGTGGATATTGGACCATATGCAGGGGAGCATGGTGGTGATGTTGTTGCTCAAGGTGATATTAATCAAATTATGGCGGAGAAAAAGTCGGTTACAGGCCAATATCTGACTGGCGAGAAAGAAATTATAGTCCCAGATAAAAGAAGAAAGCCTAATGGAAAATGGCTTGAGGTAAAAGGAGCAACAGAGAATAACTTAAACAATGTAAGCGTTAAATTTCCTTTGGGAGTTTTTACTTGTGTTACTGGAGTATCGGGATCAGGTAAAAGTACTTTAGTTAATGAAATATTATATAAATCTCTGGCGCAAAAAATAAATAAGGCTCGTTCTAAACCTGGCAGTCATAAAGAGATTAAAGGAATAGAAAATATAGAAAAAATTATTGATATAGATCAATCCCCTATAGGTAGAACCCCTAGGTCAAACCCGGCTACTTATACAGGTGTATTTGATTTTATTAGAGAACTGTTTTCAAAAACACAGGATGCTCAGACAAAAGGTTATAAGCCGGGGAGATTTTCTTTTAATGTAAAAGGAGGGCGCTGTGAAGCTTGCCGTGGCGATGGCATAATTAAAATAGAAATGCATTTTTTACCAGATGTTTATGTGCCATGTGAAGTTTGTAAAGGGGCAAGATATAACAGAGAAACCTTGGAGATCAGATATAAAGGGAAAACTATTTCTGACATACTGGATATGCCTGTATCAGAGGCTCTGATATTTTTTGAGAATATTCCCCGCATAAAAAGAAAGTTAGATACTTTATATGATGTTGGGTTGGGATATATAAAGTTAGGGCAACCAGCTACAACTTTATCAGGTGGAGAGGCTCAAAGGGTTAAGCTAGCCACTCATTTAAGTAAACGAAGTAATGGTAAAACCTTATATATCTTAGATGAGCCTACAACAGGCTTGCATGTTGCAGATATTGATAAGTTATTGAGAGTGTTAAATAGGCTTGTGGAAAATGGTGATAGTGTGTTAGTGATTGAGCATAATTTAGATGTCATTAAAACTGCTGACTATATAATTGATTTAGGACCAGAGGGAGGACATCGAGGTGGTGAAGTGATTGCCAAAGGGACCCCAGAAGAAATATGTAAAGAAGATAAATCTTATACAGGCAAATACTTGAAACCATATGTGATTTCAGATAGTGCGGGATAA